In Kineosporia sp. NBRC 101731, the DNA window CGCTTGCGCACGTTCACGAACTGCTCCTTGAGTTCCGGCCGGGCCAGGCATTGCCTAGGCCTCGGCGGTCGATCCGCCAGATACTTCGGCATCAGATGTGACGTTAAAGCCGTTTCGCCGGTATCGGGGCGAAAAGCCGCATCAGACAGTCAAGAGTTGGACCACAGTTCACCTGGCAGTGATCCGCGAGCCCGGATTCCCCAGCGCGTCCGCGATCTGACCGGCCGCCCGATCGCCGCCCGGTCGCCGCCGGATCCCAGTCGGTCATGGTGATCTGCGTCCGCTGATGCCGCCCCGGAGGCCCGGAGGATCTGCGTGATAGGACTGCAGACGTGAAAATCAGACCCGCCCAGTTCTCTTCGGACCTCGATGCGATCGTCGGTCTGAATCGCGAGTACCTGACCTGGGCGACCGGCCGGCTGCTGGAGGAGTTCCAGCAGGTCATGCCGGTTCCGGACGACGCCGAAGCGGCCGGGCAGCTGCGGAAGTTCGACGGCCCGGACGCGGCCCTCCTGGTGATCGAGCACGAGGACGACCTGATCGGCATGGGTGGGTTGCGCACGCTGGCACCCGGCGTCGTGGAGGTGAAGCGGATGTACGTGCGGCCGGGACACCAGGGGCAGTGCGTCGGCTCGGCCCTCTTCGATGCCCTGCTCGGGACCGCTGTCGACGAGCTCGGTGCCGCTACGCTCCGCCTGGACTCGTGCCGGTTCATGGCGCAGGCCCAGCGCCTTTACGAACGTCGGGGTTTCGTCGAGCGGGATCCCTACGAGGGCACCGAGATCCCCGGCGACCTGCAGAAGTACTGGCGCTTCTACGAGCGGGGCGACATCGCTCAGGGCTGATTCACAGGCAACCTCGGGGCGCCCCGGCGCGACTCCCCTCGTCAGCAACCAGTCGATCGAGGGGAACCTGAACCCAGATGAAGACCGGAAACCACAGGCTGCGGCGCATCGCGGTCGGCAGTGTGGTGGCGATCGCCGTCGCCGCGGGAGGCGCGACCGTCGCCGCCGTGGCTGCCAACCCGTCCACCACGGCCGCCACCACCACCCCGGTCAAGGGCGACGTCGTCACCCTGATCAACAAGAACACCACGTACTGCGCCGACGTCCAGGGCAGCTCGACGGCCAAGGGCGCCGTGGTCGTCAGCGCGACGTGTGACTCCTCGGACGCCTTCCAGCAGTGGACGGTCGACACCAGCGGCACCGAGCTGGGTTTCGTCAACAAGGGCAGCGGTCTGTGCCTGGCGGTCACCGACTCGACCGCGGGCAGCAGCCTGGTGACCACGACCTGCGCCCGGACGCAGGCGCAGTTCTACGCGATCAAGCCCTCCACCACGTACTTCCTGATCGACAACGACCAGTCCGAGCTCTGCCTGACCGACACCGGGTCCAAGACCCTGGCCCCGGGCAAGGCGCTGAGCCAGCAGACCTGCTCGACCACGGCCAGCACCGACAACTGGAGCTTCGGGACGGTTTCGGGCAGCACCCCGGTCACGACCACGACCACCAGCGCCGCCTCCAGCAGCACCGGCCTCAGCACCGGTGACATCTGGGTCTCGACCAGTGGCAGCGACTCCGCGGCCGGCACCAAGGCGGCTCCCTACGCGACGATCGCCAAGGCCCTCTCGAGCGTCAAGGCCGGGCAGACGATCGTGCTGCGCGGTGGCACCTACAAGCCCACCGCCACGCTCAAGCCGGCCACCAGCGGCACCTCGTCCCAGCGCATCATCATCGGCTCGTACACCGGTGAGAACGCGGTCATCGACGGCTCCAAGATCTCCTCGGACTCCTGGACCTGGAACCAGACCGCCAGCTACATGACCGTGCAGGACCTCGAGGTGAAGAACGCGCTCAACCACCCGGTGGTGTGCACCTCCTGCGCCGGCGTGATCTACCAGCGGCTGCGCGTGCACGACAACCAGGAGACCGGCATCGCCCTGCGCGGTGACGGCACCACGAACAACAAGATCCTCGACAACGACCTGTACCTGAACCACGACGACGCGACCAAGGGCCAGAACGCCGACGGGATCGCGATCAAGTTCGGCACCGGCACCGGGAACGTGGTCAAGGGCAACCGGATGTACAACAACGCCGACGACGGTATCGACCTCTGGCACTTCCTGTCCCCGGTGACCATCCAGGACAACTGGGCCTACGGCAACGGCGTGAACCGCTGGAACATCTCCGGCTGGGAGGGCAACGGCAACGGGTTCAAGCTCGGTGGCGACAACCTCTCCGCGAACCACATCGTGAAGAACAACGCGGCCTGGGACAACAACGCCAACGGCTTCACCGAGAACTCCAACACCGGCAGCCTGACCCTCACCCGCAACACCGCCTACGACAATGCCGCCGCGGGCTTCTACTTCAAGATCTCCACCTCGACGCTGACCGGCAACGTGTCGGTGGCCAACGCGACCACGGCCACGATCGGCACCGGTGTGAAGGTCTCCAGCAACTCGTGGCAGAGCGGCACCTGGAGCGCCTCCAGCTTCAAGTCCGTCAGCGCGACGACCGCCGTGGGTTCCCGCGACGCCGACGGCACGCTGCCCACGGTCACCTTCCTGGTGCCGTCCAGCTCCACCACACAGGGCTCGACGATGACCGAGTCCTGATCAGTGGTCCGGTGGCCGCCCGACAACGGCGGTCACCGGGCCCGTCCTCAGATGCCGAGCAACTGACGGGTGACCAGCACAGCGTTGTCCATCGGCTGGAGGTGACGGTTCACCTTCGCCATGACGCTGGCGCCCAGCCACAGTTCGTACAGCGACTCCGCGGTCGCCCGGGCCTCACCGCGCACGGTCAGCGACCCGTCTTCGATGCCGCCGGCGATGGCCTTCTCCACGCGGTCGATCACCTGGGATGTGCCGGACTTGAGGGCCAGGCGCATCGGCTCGGACATGTCCGCCACCTCGGCCCCCAGCTTCACGGCCAGACAGCGGCCCTGGCACTCGTCCAGGCTCTGGGTGTCACGCCAGTTGTCCCAGTAGGCCATGAGCCGGTCGGCCCAGGGGCGCCGGGTGTCGCCCAGGAGCTGGTCCATCTCGCGCAGGTAGTGCTCGAAGTAATACTCCACCACCGCCTCGCCGAACGCGTCCTTCGAGCTGAAATAGTGGTAAAAGGAGCCTTTCGGCACGCCCACACTGCCGAGCAGCTCGTTGATGCCCACTCCGGCATAGCCTTTGTTGGCGAAGATCTTCTCGGCGGAATCGAGCAGGGCGACGCGGGTGCCCTGGTCGGCACGCTTCGGTGACATAGCAGTCAGCCTACCTCTTGATTAGACCGGTCGTCTCTATTCGTCGACCCCCTCGACGATGGGCACCCGGTAGTCGGCCCCGGCCTGACGGTGCGGCAACGCCGCCTGGTAGGCCGGGCTCTCGTACCAGCGCAGAGCGTCTTCCCGGGTGGGGAAGCGGTGGACGAGCACCCCGTCCAGAGGCTCGCCCTCCAGGGTGTGGATCGCCCCGTAACCGATGACCGGGGTGATCGGATGCCCGGCCCGGGCCGGCCGGGCCGAGGCCGCGTAGGCCTCCAGCTCGGCCGGATCCGTCACCCGCTCACGGAGCATGATCACGTAGGCACTCATGCCGACTGCGCAGCCAGAGCCTTGATCAGTACGTCGGCAGCCTCGGCCGAGGAGCCCGGGTTCTGCCCGGTGATCAGCAGGCCGTCCTGGAGCACGTACGACGCCCAGTCCTCGCCCTTGGAGTAGATGCCACCCTGCTCGACCAGCACGTCTTCCACCAGGAAGGGGACGACGTCGGTGAGGCCCACGCCCTCTTCCTCGGAGTTGGCGAACCCGGTGACCTTCTTGCCGGCCACGACCGGGGTGCCCTCCTCGTTCACGACGTGCCGCAGCACGCCGGGGGCGTGGCAGACCAGGGCGGTCGGCTTGCCCGAGCGCAGGAAGTCCTGGATCAGGGTGATCGAGTCCCGGTCCTCGGCGAGGTCCCAGAGCGGGCCGTGGCCGCCGGGGTAGAAGACGGCGTCGAAGTCGGCCGCCTTCACGGTGGACAGCACCTGCGTGGAGGCCAGGGCCGCGGTCGCCTCGGGGTCGAGCTCGAAGCGGCGGGTCAGGTCGGTCTGGAACGACGGCTCGTTGCTCTTGGGGTCGAGCGGCGGCTGACCGCCCAGGGGTGATGCGAGCGTGATTTCCACGCCGGCCTCCTTCAGGCCGTAGTACGGCGCGGCCAGCTCCTCCAGCCAGAAGCCGGTCTTGAGGCCGGTGTCGCCGAGCTGGTCGTGGGAAGTCAGAACGAGCAGGACCTTCATGGTGGACGCGCCTCACAAGTCAGTTTTTCGGATGTGGGTCAGGCGGTTTCGCATCCCGGAGAGATGTCCGAACCGGTCTGCGTTCCCGTCTGACCAGAACACTAGACGACCGGTCTACTTCTGTCTACTGTGACGGCATGACAACCACCCACCCGGTCGCCATCACCCCTGCGACCCCACCTCGTACGGCCGGTCCGGACGCCTGGAAGCGGCCCGCATTCGGTGCGCTGGTGGTGGCCTGGGGCGCGAACATGTTCGCCTCCCTGCTGCAGACCTATCGGGGCGACCTCAGCCAGGTGCAGGTGACCACCCTGTTCGGCGCCTACGCGCTCGGCCTGATCCCGGCCCTGCTGGTCATGGCCAAGGCCTCCGACCGGCTCGGCAGGCGCGCGGTACTCAGCGCCGGTCTGGTCCTGTCCGCGACCGGGACCCTGCTGATCCTCGCTTCCGGTAATGCCTTCGGCGGCATCCTGGCCGGGCGCATCCTGGTCGGGATCAGCGCGGGGGCGGCTCTGGCCCCGGCCACGGCCTGGATCAAGGAGCTCTCCGAGGCCGGCGGACTCGCCGCGTCCGGGGCCCGGCGCGCGGCAACGGCCCTGACCGGCGGATTCGCACTCGGCCCGCTGGCCTCCGGCATCATCGTCCAGTGGCTGCCCGCACCCCGGCCCACGGCCTACCTGCTCCACGTCGCCCTGGTCCTGGTGGCCCTGTTCCTGATGGGCTCCGCTCCGGAAACCCCTGTCCGCACGAATGTTCCGGATGATGTGGCCGGGCCCGGCCTGTATGAGGTACTGACCGGCCGGCTCTTCCTGACCGCCGTCGCGTCCACTGCTCCCTGGGTGTTCGGGGCCGCCACCACCTCCCTGGCCGCACTGCCCGTCCTCGTGCCGCTGGGCGCCTACGGCGCGGTCGGCAGTGGCGCGATCGCCGCCCTGACGCTGGGCACCGGCATCCTGGCCCAGCCCCTGGCCCAGCGTCTGGCCCTGAGTTCACCGGCCCGGCCGTTCCGCGCAGGCCTGGCCGCCGTGATCGTGGGCATGCTGGTGGCCGCGCTGACCGCCGCCACGGGATGGGTTCCGCTCCTGGGCATCACGGCCGTCATCCTGGGCTCCGCCTACGGGCTGCTCCTGGTCAGCGGTCTGAAAATGGTTCAGGCCCTGGCCCCGGCACAGCACGCCGCGATGACGACGGCCGTCTTCTACGCCCTCACCTACGTCGGTTTCGCCGCGCCGGTGGTCATTCCCGTCCTGTCCGCCGCCTGGAGCCCCACGATCGTGCTCGTGGGCGTATCGGCCCTCGGACTGATCAGCCTGGCAACCACTTTCATGGCCTGGCCGCGTCGTCGATAGTTATCAGCGGGAACGAGACCGACCAGCGCCGCCGGACCACCGACTCGGTCCGGCGGCGCACTGCGTCCGCTCCAGCGCCTTTGACATTCCGGGCCGCCGGGAGACGTCAACTTCCGATCCTGGTGGCCGCGGTGATGGCGATGCTGATGTCAGGAGCCAGCAGCACCCAGGACAAGTGCCTGAGCTCGAGCTTCGCCGGAAGCGTGTACCCCACGCAGTGCAGCGGCAGCATTCATCGCCGGTGGCAGCGGGTGAGCAATGGTGAGTTGCGCCATGCCGGAACCCATCTCTGCCTGAGTGCGAACGCTGCGAACGTCTACACGACGGGATGCAGCCACCGGCATGACGGCAAAACCGTGATGTGGTGCCGTCGCCGGAGCGAGGGCACCACATCACGGAGGTGTTCTGGTCGTGCGCGGGGATCAGGCGCCGAGGAATTTCACCAGGGCGGAGTTCACCTCGTCGGCGTGCGTCCACAGCAGGCCGTGGGGCGCACCCTCGATCTCGACGTACTCGGCATCCGGCATCAGGGCGGAGAACCGGCGTCCGGTGACATCGATGGGCAGGATGCGGTCTTCGGTGCCGTGCAGGATGAGAGTGGGCCTGGCCGCGTCCTTCACCGCCTGCACGTCCTTGCGGAAGTCTTCCAGCCAGGACGGGACGACCGCGTAGGCCGCGACCGGAGCACTCCTGGTGGCGGTGTTCCAGCTGGCCCGCACGACCTCGTCGCTGATCCGGGTGCCGAGGTTCTCGTCCAGGTTGTAGAAGTTCTGGTAGAAACCCGTGAACCAGGCGTAGCGGTCGGCCCGGGCCGCGGCCACGATGCCGTCGAAGTTCTCCGGCGGCACACCCTCGGGGTTGTCGTCGGTGCGCAGCACGAACGGCTCCAGAGAGGCGAGGAAGGCCATCTTGGACACCCGGCCGGCGCCGTAGGTGCTCACGTAGCGGGCAATTTCACCGGTTCCCATGGAGAAGCCGACCAGGATCGCGTTCTGCAGATCCAGTTCGGTCATCAGGGTGTTGAGGTCGGCGGCGAAGGTGTCGTAGTCGTAACCGGCCGCCGTCTTGGAGGACTGGCCGAAACCGCGGCGGTCGTAGGTGATGACCCGGTAGCCGGACTCCAGCAGGACCGCCGTCTGCTTCTCCCAGCTGTTCCCGTCCAGCGGGTAGCCGTGGATCAGGACCACGGGCTGCCCCTCGCCCTGGTCCTCGTAGTGCAGTTCGATGTCGGTCGAGTTCTGCGTGCCCACTGTGATCGTGCCCATGATCGTTCCTCATCCGTGGTGAAGTCGCACCGTGCGGTCCCGGTCGGTCCCGCTGAAAGAAAACTACTAGACGACCGGTCTACTTTCAAGTGAGCGGGCGAGGCCGCGAGATCGCGCTGGCGGTGAAGGCCATCCAGGCGCTCAGCAGCACGGAACAGGGCCAGGCGATCATCGCGGCGGAGAAGTTCGCCACCGAGTCGGTGGCCGGGGCCTTCCAGGACAATCTGGTGCAGGAGTACGAGGGGGTCGCACTGGGCGACGTGTCGGCGAAGGGCCGCCGGGCGATCCTGGCGTTCGTCGAGCGGATGGTCGGCAACGTCAAGGAGGGCCAGGCGAAGATCAAGATGGCCGAGATCCGCAAGCACCTGGACGAGACCTACTTCGCGTGGATCGGTGGAACCGATGACGACGCGGTCTTCTACGTGCGGGTTCAGTCTCCGGTGATCTGGATCGAGTTCGACTGTGAAGGGCCGGGCCCGCTGGGCAAGGGCGTGACCGGTTCCAGTCGTAACCACGTGCACTCGGACGTGCGAACCCCCAACGGCAATGACCACGGCAAGTCTCTGCTGGCACTGCACCTCGCGCTCGACCACTGATCCAGCCGCCGGGAGCGACGGGTGGGCGTCACCGCCCCGGGGCGTCCACCGTCCGGCCCGGCCGGAACTGACCACCGTGTCCGGGCCCCGCGCCCGTTCCGCATCATCGCTGGACACGTGCCCAGGGAAGACCCATGGTGCCCCCGACGGGATTCGAACCCGTACTGAAGCGCTTTTAAGGCGCCTGCCTCTGCCGTTGGGCTACGAGGGCGTACGGACACAGGTTATTAGGTCCACCATCCTCGATGTGCAGGGACTGCCGAGCATCACGTCATCCCGGGCAGGCTTACGCTCAGGAGCATGGGACATCTCGTGGACCGCCGCCCGGTCGTGCGTGTGCGTGGGGCCGGAGGGCCCGGGGCCACCGCGACCACCCGCCCCGACTCGCTCGCGGTGGAGGCGCCGCTGACCATCAAGGCCGGCGACACCACCATCGCCACCACCATGCGCACCCCCGGTCACGACCTGGAGCTGGCCCTGGGCTGGCTGGTCGCCGAGGGGGTGGCGCACGCCAGTGCCGACATCACCGAGCTGACCTCGTGCGACACCGACACCGTGCAGGTGCGCCTGGCTCCCGGGGTGCCCGTGCCGCAGGCCCGTCTGGGCGCCACGTCCAGCGCCTGTGGCGTGTGCGGCAGCGACTCGATCGCCGAGGTGCTCAACCGGCGCCCCCGGCTCTCGATGAAGGACGTCGTCGAGCCTCTGGTGGACGCCGGCACCCTGGTCTCGTTGCCCGGCAGGCTGCGCGAGGCGCAGCGCGCCTTCGACCGCACCGGTGGGCTGCACGCGGCCGGGCTCTTCACGCCCGAGGGTGAGCTGCTGTGTGTGCGGGAGGATGTGGGCCGGCACAACGCTGTGGACAAGGTGGTGGGCTGGGCCCTGACACACGGTCTGCTGCCGGCGTCGAACACCGTGCTGCAGGTCAGCGGGCGGGCCTCCTTCGAGCTCACGCAGAAGGCGACGATGGCCGGGATTCCCCTGCTGTCAGCGGTCTCCGCACCGTCCACGCTGGCGGTGGACCTGGCGGAAGAGGCCGGCCTGACGCTGGCCGGGTTCGTGCGGGGCGACTCGATGAACCTCTACGCGCACCCGGAGCGGGTGCGCGTAGAGGTCGCGGTCAGCGCTTAGACCAGGCCAGGCCCCAGGCCATCCCGTCGAGGATGTCGTGCTCGGAGGTGACCTGCTGTCCGATCCGGCCGGTGGCGCCCATCCGTTCGACGATGCGCCGCCAGACCAGGGCCCCGGCGCCGATCACGTCGACCCGGCCCGGGTGCATGAAGGGCAGCTGTGCCCGCTGCTCCCGCGGCATCTCGATCAGCTCGGTGCAGGCCTTCTCGACCTGGTCGAGGCTGAGCGTGGCGCCGTGGATGGCGGCCGGGTCGTAGGCGGGCAGACCCAGGGCGTGCGCGGTCACCGTGGTGATCGAGCCGGCCACCCCGACCAGCGTGCGGGCGTCTTCCAGGGCCACCTTCCCGGCGACCTGGGTCAGGGCGGCGTCGATGTCGGCGGTGGCGGCGGCCACCTCGGAGGCGGTCGGTGGATCGCTGCGCAGGTGCCGCTCGGTCAGCCGCACACAGCCGATGTTCACCGAGATCGCGCTGTCGACGGTCTTCTCCCCGAGGACGAACTCGGTCGAGCCGCCGCCCAGGTCGACCACCAGGAACGGCGCGTCGTGGCCGCCGGGCAGACCGCCGGTGGCCCCGGTGAACGACAGCTCGGCCTCCTCGGCGCCGGGGATGACCTCCGGCTCCACCCCGAGCGCCTCCCGGACCCCGTCGACGAAGATCTTGCGGTTGCGCGCGTCCCGGGTGGCCGAGGTGGCGACGAACCGGATCGAGTGCACCTCGTGCTGGTGGCACAGGTCGGCGTACCGGCGGGCGGCGGCCAGGGTGCGTTCCATCGCCTCCGGGGCGATCTCTCCGGTCTTGTCCACCTCCTGGCCCAGTCGCACGATCTCCATCCGGCGCTCGATGTCGACGAGCTCGCCGCGACTGCGGCTCACGTCGGCGATCAGGAGCCGGATCGAGTTGGTGCCGCAGTCGATTGCTGCAACGCGGGTCATTGTTCCTCCACCACTGAGCAGGGCCCTCTTTCCCACCAGCACGGCAGAGCGTCGAGAACTTCGTCCCCCAGCGGATTCACGCCCCGGCCGGCCGCGAGCGCGTGCGCGGCGTAGACGTGCAGGCACTTGACCCGGTCGGGCATGCCGCCGGCGCTGACGCCGGCGATCTCGGGCACCGGGGCGAGCTGGGCCCGCCGCTGGAGGTAGTCCTCGTGCGCCCGACGCTGGGCGTCTGCCAGATCCGGATCCTCGGCGATCCGGGCTGTCATCTCCTTCATCAGACCGGAGGCCTCCAGGGTGCCGATCGCACCGGCGGCCTTCGGGCAGGTCAGGTAGTACATCGTCGGGAACGGCGTGCCGTCGTCCAGCCGCGGGAAGGTCTGCACCACGTCGGGCTGGCCGCAGGGGCAGCGGGCGCCGACGGCGACCACGTTCCGGGCGGGCCGGCCGAGCTGACGGTGCACGGCCGCGAGATCTTCCGCGGTGGCCGGGGTCGGACCCGGGTTCCGCTGTGCGTCGGCGCCGCTCACGGCACCTCGGTGGCGGCCTGGGCCTCGCCCTGCGACCCGGCGGTCTGGGCCGACAGCCAGACGCTGGTGAACCAGGACCGGTTCCCCACGGGCACGTCGGCCTCGCCGGTGCTGCTCGGGCTGACACTGGGGCTGGGCGTGGGATCGGAGACCGCGTAACCGGTCTCCCCCGGCATCACGTAGTTGAGCCGGGAGCGGGCCTGGGCTCGCACGTAGTCGTCGTCCTTCCAGCGTTCCTTCTGCTTCTGCAGATCGGAGACGTCTTCCTGGGCCTGGCTGACCTCTGCCCGCACCGACTCGATCTCCGAGCGCT includes these proteins:
- a CDS encoding TetR/AcrR family transcriptional regulator, which produces MSPKRADQGTRVALLDSAEKIFANKGYAGVGINELLGSVGVPKGSFYHYFSSKDAFGEAVVEYYFEHYLREMDQLLGDTRRPWADRLMAYWDNWRDTQSLDECQGRCLAVKLGAEVADMSEPMRLALKSGTSQVIDRVEKAIAGGIEDGSLTVRGEARATAESLYELWLGASVMAKVNRHLQPMDNAVLVTRQLLGI
- a CDS encoding DUF1330 domain-containing protein; this encodes MSAYVIMLRERVTDPAELEAYAASARPARAGHPITPVIGYGAIHTLEGEPLDGVLVHRFPTREDALRWYESPAYQAALPHRQAGADYRVPIVEGVDE
- the fdhD gene encoding formate dehydrogenase accessory sulfurtransferase FdhD translates to MGHLVDRRPVVRVRGAGGPGATATTRPDSLAVEAPLTIKAGDTTIATTMRTPGHDLELALGWLVAEGVAHASADITELTSCDTDTVQVRLAPGVPVPQARLGATSSACGVCGSDSIAEVLNRRPRLSMKDVVEPLVDAGTLVSLPGRLREAQRAFDRTGGLHAAGLFTPEGELLCVREDVGRHNAVDKVVGWALTHGLLPASNTVLQVSGRASFELTQKATMAGIPLLSAVSAPSTLAVDLAEEAGLTLAGFVRGDSMNLYAHPERVRVEVAVSA
- a CDS encoding MFS transporter translates to MTTTHPVAITPATPPRTAGPDAWKRPAFGALVVAWGANMFASLLQTYRGDLSQVQVTTLFGAYALGLIPALLVMAKASDRLGRRAVLSAGLVLSATGTLLILASGNAFGGILAGRILVGISAGAALAPATAWIKELSEAGGLAASGARRAATALTGGFALGPLASGIIVQWLPAPRPTAYLLHVALVLVALFLMGSAPETPVRTNVPDDVAGPGLYEVLTGRLFLTAVASTAPWVFGAATTSLAALPVLVPLGAYGAVGSGAIAALTLGTGILAQPLAQRLALSSPARPFRAGLAAVIVGMLVAALTAATGWVPLLGITAVILGSAYGLLLVSGLKMVQALAPAQHAAMTTAVFYALTYVGFAAPVVIPVLSAAWSPTIVLVGVSALGLISLATTFMAWPRRR
- a CDS encoding Ppx/GppA phosphatase family protein; translation: MTRVAAIDCGTNSIRLLIADVSRSRGELVDIERRMEIVRLGQEVDKTGEIAPEAMERTLAAARRYADLCHQHEVHSIRFVATSATRDARNRKIFVDGVREALGVEPEVIPGAEEAELSFTGATGGLPGGHDAPFLVVDLGGGSTEFVLGEKTVDSAISVNIGCVRLTERHLRSDPPTASEVAAATADIDAALTQVAGKVALEDARTLVGVAGSITTVTAHALGLPAYDPAAIHGATLSLDQVEKACTELIEMPREQRAQLPFMHPGRVDVIGAGALVWRRIVERMGATGRIGQQVTSEHDILDGMAWGLAWSKR
- a CDS encoding DUF3500 domain-containing protein produces the protein MSGRGREIALAVKAIQALSSTEQGQAIIAAEKFATESVAGAFQDNLVQEYEGVALGDVSAKGRRAILAFVERMVGNVKEGQAKIKMAEIRKHLDETYFAWIGGTDDDAVFYVRVQSPVIWIEFDCEGPGPLGKGVTGSSRNHVHSDVRTPNGNDHGKSLLALHLALDH
- a CDS encoding GNAT family N-acetyltransferase; this encodes MKIRPAQFSSDLDAIVGLNREYLTWATGRLLEEFQQVMPVPDDAEAAGQLRKFDGPDAALLVIEHEDDLIGMGGLRTLAPGVVEVKRMYVRPGHQGQCVGSALFDALLGTAVDELGAATLRLDSCRFMAQAQRLYERRGFVERDPYEGTEIPGDLQKYWRFYERGDIAQG
- a CDS encoding type 1 glutamine amidotransferase domain-containing protein; translation: MKVLLVLTSHDQLGDTGLKTGFWLEELAAPYYGLKEAGVEITLASPLGGQPPLDPKSNEPSFQTDLTRRFELDPEATAALASTQVLSTVKAADFDAVFYPGGHGPLWDLAEDRDSITLIQDFLRSGKPTALVCHAPGVLRHVVNEEGTPVVAGKKVTGFANSEEEGVGLTDVVPFLVEDVLVEQGGIYSKGEDWASYVLQDGLLITGQNPGSSAEAADVLIKALAAQSA
- a CDS encoding RICIN domain-containing protein produces the protein MKTGNHRLRRIAVGSVVAIAVAAGGATVAAVAANPSTTAATTTPVKGDVVTLINKNTTYCADVQGSSTAKGAVVVSATCDSSDAFQQWTVDTSGTELGFVNKGSGLCLAVTDSTAGSSLVTTTCARTQAQFYAIKPSTTYFLIDNDQSELCLTDTGSKTLAPGKALSQQTCSTTASTDNWSFGTVSGSTPVTTTTTSAASSSTGLSTGDIWVSTSGSDSAAGTKAAPYATIAKALSSVKAGQTIVLRGGTYKPTATLKPATSGTSSQRIIIGSYTGENAVIDGSKISSDSWTWNQTASYMTVQDLEVKNALNHPVVCTSCAGVIYQRLRVHDNQETGIALRGDGTTNNKILDNDLYLNHDDATKGQNADGIAIKFGTGTGNVVKGNRMYNNADDGIDLWHFLSPVTIQDNWAYGNGVNRWNISGWEGNGNGFKLGGDNLSANHIVKNNAAWDNNANGFTENSNTGSLTLTRNTAYDNAAAGFYFKISTSTLTGNVSVANATTATIGTGVKVSSNSWQSGTWSASSFKSVSATTAVGSRDADGTLPTVTFLVPSSSTTQGSTMTES
- a CDS encoding DUF501 domain-containing protein, which translates into the protein MSGADAQRNPGPTPATAEDLAAVHRQLGRPARNVVAVGARCPCGQPDVVQTFPRLDDGTPFPTMYYLTCPKAAGAIGTLEASGLMKEMTARIAEDPDLADAQRRAHEDYLQRRAQLAPVPEIAGVSAGGMPDRVKCLHVYAAHALAAGRGVNPLGDEVLDALPCWWERGPCSVVEEQ
- a CDS encoding alpha/beta hydrolase; this translates as MGTITVGTQNSTDIELHYEDQGEGQPVVLIHGYPLDGNSWEKQTAVLLESGYRVITYDRRGFGQSSKTAAGYDYDTFAADLNTLMTELDLQNAILVGFSMGTGEIARYVSTYGAGRVSKMAFLASLEPFVLRTDDNPEGVPPENFDGIVAAARADRYAWFTGFYQNFYNLDENLGTRISDEVVRASWNTATRSAPVAAYAVVPSWLEDFRKDVQAVKDAARPTLILHGTEDRILPIDVTGRRFSALMPDAEYVEIEGAPHGLLWTHADEVNSALVKFLGA